The sequence AATGCCAATACCCCCGACAATTAAAGAAATTGCGGCGACTGCTACTATCATGATGGTAAACAGTTTAGATGTACTGGTAAGGGTTTCGATAATATCAGCTGAATTGATAATTCTAAAATCGTCTTTATGGTCTTTTGCGGGAAAAATACCATGTCGTACCCGCAACAGATTTGTAGTTTGATATTCGGCAGCGTCTAACCTATCCTGGCTTTTGACTTTGACATAAATTCCTCTGACGGCAATTCCTTTAACAGAGTTGTTTCCTACTAGCCGAGCAGACATATTGGTGAGGGGAATATAAATTAGTTCATCTGGGTTTTGCCTTCCTTGCGCTCCTTTCGTCTCCATAACGCCAATTACCTCATAGATTTGTCCTTGAATGCGGATTTGTGAACCTTCTGCACTACTTCCCGAACCCAGTAATTCATCTCGTGCGGTGGGACCTAAAACTGCCACAGGTTTTCCCGCATCAACTTCCTCTTGAGTAAAAAATCTACCTGTTTGAGGATGGGTGTTGCGTACATCTGGATAGTTGATATCGGTGCCAATAATTGTCAACGAGTTGTTGTTTTGGGCATAAACAACTTGAGCGTTTTGTTCCAGGAAAGCAGATACGCGCTCAACTCCTAAAACCTGTTGAGCGATCGCCTCAGCATCTTCCAAGGTTAACGTTGTTGCACTCCCAGCCCCCTGCCGGACTCTACCGCTTCTAGCTGCACCCGATCGCACTTGCAAAATGTCGCTTCCAAGGGATTGTAATCGTTGCTCGGTAGCTTTTTGAGTACCTTGACCAATGGCGGTAACGGCAATCACTGCTGTAATACCAATGATGATGCCTAACATTGTCAACATAGTGCGGAGTTTGTTATTCCACAACGCTTCAACAGCCATTGTCAGAATTTCCACGTGCGATACCGTAGATACTTTTTTAACTCGTGGTTTGAAGTCAAGTGCGTTCATTTTAATCAACTTAAAAGGGCATATCACAAAGGAGGAGGACCACCACCAGGGGGACGATTTCTGTTACTATTTCTTTGAGAACCTGATGGAGCACTAAGCAAAACTTTCTCGTTTCCTTGTAAACCGGAACGTACTTCAGTCTTACTATTAACTGTTAGTCCGGTTTTTATTGGTACGAATCGAATCCCTTTTTCAGTAATTACTCGTACTCCGGTGCCGTTCTTTTGCCGTAGAATCGCCACCGTTGGGATGACAAGCACATTATTTAATTTACCTGCATTGAATTTTGCATTGACGTTCATACCGGGACGCAGCAGAGTTTCAGAATCGGTAAAGTTTACTCTGACTTCAAAGCTAGTGACGTTAGAAGTTACCGTTGCTTGAGGCGCAACTTCAGCAACTTTGCC comes from Rivularia sp. PCC 7116 and encodes:
- a CDS encoding ABC transporter permease, producing MNALDFKPRVKKVSTVSHVEILTMAVEALWNNKLRTMLTMLGIIIGITAVIAVTAIGQGTQKATEQRLQSLGSDILQVRSGAARSGRVRQGAGSATTLTLEDAEAIAQQVLGVERVSAFLEQNAQVVYAQNNNSLTIIGTDINYPDVRNTHPQTGRFFTQEEVDAGKPVAVLGPTARDELLGSGSSAEGSQIRIQGQIYEVIGVMETKGAQGRQNPDELIYIPLTNMSARLVGNNSVKGIAVRGIYVKVKSQDRLDAAEYQTTNLLRVRHGIFPAKDHKDDFRIINSADIIETLTSTSKLFTIMIVAVAAISLIVGGIGIANIMLVSVVERTREIGIRKAVGATNSAILSQFLAEAVIIAAMGGAIGICLGIVIGFGASNSFKFPLVISLWSILFGFGLTFIIGLLAGVIPARNAARLDPIEALRSD